The DNA region TTTGGTCGCCTCGGTCACGGTGCCGCCGAAGAACGCCTGCTTGTAGAGGTTGCGCGCGGTCAGTTCCAGATGCACGTCGACGAACATGATCAACTCGCGCTCCTTGGCCGCTTGCCAAGGGTCGGAGGAGAAAATCGCCTTGTCGGGAAAACGCGCGGCCAGATACTCGACAATGCATTGCGATTCACACAGATCGCCGTCTTCCGTCTGCAGGTAAGGCACCTTGCCGAGCGGCGAGTGCTCGAGCATGGCTTCTTCCTGACTCGGCAGCACCGAGACTTCCTCGAACGGAATGCCGTGTTCGAGCAGCACGAACTTCACTTTGTTGTAGTAGTTCGAAAGCGCGAAACCGCACAGCTTGATCATCGGGTGTCTCCTTCTTTCGGGTTGTATGCGACCGCTCGTGAATGTCAAAGCAGCGGTCTTCGATCAATCATCCAGCAAATTGCACGATCGTGCTATTCTAAAATAACCATGGAGTCGAGCATCACAATGACCTCTCGCCATTTCAGCATCGAGACTATCGGCATTGTAGGAACCGGAGCAATGGGCCGTGGCATTGCGCAGATTGCCGCACTGGCCGGCCTCACCGTGCGCCTGTACGACACCAATCCTGCTGCGATCGGCGCCGCACGCGACTATCTCGCCGAGACTTTCGCGAAGTTGACCGCTAAAGGCAAGCTCGACCAGGCCCGCTCGCTTGCCGCACTCGCGAATGTCAATGGCGCGCAGGCCATCGGCGAGTTGGCCGGTTGCGATCTGGTCGTCGAGGCCATCGTCGAAAAACTCGACGTCAAGCAGGCGCTGTTGCGCGAGCTGGAGACTGTTGTGAGCGGCCGCTGCATCCTCGCGTCCAACACGTCTTCGCTGCCCATCACGGCCATTGCCGCGGGCTGCAGCGATCCGTCGCGAGTGGTCGGTTATCATTTCTTCAACCCCGTGCCGTTAATGAGAGTCGTCGAAGTGATCGACGGTCTGCGCAGCGACCCCGCCGCGGGCGACGCGCTGATGGACCTCGCGCGCCGCATGGGCCACACGCCGGTGCGCGCGAAAGATATGCCGGGTTTCATCGTGAATCACGCGGGCCGCGGCATGAATACCGAAGGCTTGCGCGTGGCGGGCGAAGGCGTGGCCAGCTTCGCCGAGATCGACCGCATCATGCGCGAGCAGGCGGGCTTTCGCCTCGGACCATTCGAATTGCTCGATCTGACGGCGCTGGACGTCTCGCATCCGGTAATGGAGTCGATCTACCACCAGTTTTATGAAGAGCCGCGCTTCACGCCGTCGCCCATTACCGGCACGCGGCTCGCGGGCGGACTGCTCGGCCGCAAGACGGGTGAAGGCTTTTATCGCTATGCAGACGGCAAGCAGCAAGTACCTGCCGAAGCGCCCGCGCCGAGCGGACTGCCGGCCAGCGTGTGGGTCAGCAAGCGTTACCCGCAGGCGCACGACGCCGTGGTGCAGCTCATCGAAAAAGCCGGCGTGAAGCTCGACGACGGCGCCACGCCTGAAGCGGGCTCGCTGATCGTCGTCACACCGTTCGGTCACGACGCGACCACGGCCGCCGTCGACGAAGCGCTCGACGCGAATCGCGTCGTCGCACTCGACGCGCTCTTCCCGCTCGTCGGCGCGCAACGCCGCACGTTGATGACAACGCCCGCCACCACGCGCGCCGCGCGCGACACGGCGCATGCGCTCTTTGCCGCCGACGGCGTTCCGGTCACCGTGATCCGCGACTCGACCGGCTTCGTTGCACAACGCGTGGTGGCAACCATCGTCAACATCGGCTGCGACATTGCGCAAAAACAGATCGCCACGCCGGAGGATATCGATCTCGCCGTGACGCTCGGCCTCGGCTATCCGCGCGGCCCGCTCGCCCTTGGCGACGCGCTCGGCTCGACCACCATTCTCGCGATACTGCGCAATATGTTCAGTGTGCTCGGCGATCCACGCTATCGTCCGTCGCCCTGGCTCGCGCGGCGAGCCCAACTTGGCCTCCCGCTGACCCAACGCGACGCGGCCGACCTCGACACGCACACCACGGAGACACAACAATGAGCGCCGAACTGCTGACCTCGCGCCCGACCGAAAGCGACTCGACACTGGTTCTCACGCTGTCGAACCCCGGCGCGCGCAACGCGCTGCACCCGGACATGTACGCCGCCGGCATCGAGGCGCTCGACTCCGTGGAGCGCGATCCGTCGATCCGCGCCGTGGTGATTACCGGCGCCGACAACTTCTTCTGCGCGGGCGGCAATCTGAACCGCCTGCTGGAAAACCGCGCGAAAGACCCGTCCGTGCAAGCTCAGAGCATCGATCTGCTCGGCGAATGGATCTCGGCGCTGCGCCTTTCGTCGAAGCCGGTGATCGCCGCAGTGGACGGCGCCGCGGCCGGCGCGGGCTTCTCCCTCGCGCTCGCGTGCGACCTGATCGTTGCCTCGGACACGGCCAAATTCGTCATGTCGTATGCACGCGTGGGCCTGACCCCCGACGGCGGCGGCTCGTGGTTTCTCGCACAGGCCCTGCCGCGCCAGTTGGCCACCGAAGTGCTGATCGAAGGCAAACCGATCGGCGCGACGCGCCTGCATGAACTCGGCGTCGTCAACAAACTGGCCAGGACCGGCGCCGTGCGCGACGCCGCGGTTGCCTGGGCCGACGAGCTCGGCAAGATCTCGCCCAATTCGGTCGCGCGCATCAAGGGCTTGATCGGCGCGGCCGGCACGCAGCCGCTCGCCGATCATCTGGTTGCGGAGCGCGACAATTTTGTCGCGTCGCTGCATCATCGCGAAAGCCTCGAAGGGATTTCCGCGTTCCTCGAAAAACGTGCTCCGGTGTATAAGTGAACCTCAGTGACCGACAGGACCATGCCTGACTATCAACTGCCCAAACGCCGCCGCATCTTCCTGATGCGTCACGGCGACGTCACCTATTTCGACGGCTCCGGCCGCGCGATCGACCCCGAGACCGTGCCCCTGAACGCCAACGGTCGCGAACAGGCCAGCGCGGCGGGCCGCGAGTTCGCCGCCCAGCAGATCCAGTTCGACCGGGTGATCGTCAGCGGCTTGCCGCGCACCGTCGAAACGGCGCGGCGCGTTCTCGCCGAGACCGGCCAGCAGATGGCACTGGAAATCGAGCCCGCGTGGGAAGAGATTCGCGGCGGCAAGCTCGGCAATATTCCGTTGCACGATATGGAGGCCGCTTTTCTCGGCGTGTTCGACGGCGTCGTGCCGGAAAGCACGCGCTTTCTCGACGGCGAGACCATTGGCGAGTTATTCGATCGTGTGCTGCCCGCGCTGGCTGCGTTGCGCGACGACACGTCGTGGGACACCGTGCTGCTCGTGCTGCACGGCGGTGTGAATCGCGCCATCCTGTCGCATGCGCTCACGGCAGGCGGCCGCACGTTCTTCGGACATCTGGCGCAAGCCACCGGGTGCATCAATGCGCTCGACGTGGGCGCCGCGCCGCGCGACTGGGTGCTGCGCACGATTAACTATTCGCCGCCCTCGCCGCTTCATCGCGGCGTGCGCAATACCACGATGGAAATGCTCTACGCGCAATTCATTCAATACAAGCGTAGCTGAACCCGAACTGGAGGAGACAGATGGTGCAAGCCACACAGACCGGCGAACCAGAACACCAACCGGATTATTCGGATTTCGAGGGCACGCGTGCGCTGA from Paraburkholderia aromaticivorans includes:
- a CDS encoding glutathione S-transferase family protein, with amino-acid sequence MIKLCGFALSNYYNKVKFVLLEHGIPFEEVSVLPSQEEAMLEHSPLGKVPYLQTEDGDLCESQCIVEYLAARFPDKAIFSSDPWQAAKERELIMFVDVHLELTARNLYKQAFFGGTVTEATKGRVEKLLEHHIAGFKRIAKFGPYLSGERFSVADTAGYVSLPLVGMATQTIYGRDFLLDAGVDWKSYVKAINARPAAQRVTEDRKAYIAASRPA
- a CDS encoding 3-hydroxyacyl-CoA dehydrogenase, producing the protein MTSRHFSIETIGIVGTGAMGRGIAQIAALAGLTVRLYDTNPAAIGAARDYLAETFAKLTAKGKLDQARSLAALANVNGAQAIGELAGCDLVVEAIVEKLDVKQALLRELETVVSGRCILASNTSSLPITAIAAGCSDPSRVVGYHFFNPVPLMRVVEVIDGLRSDPAAGDALMDLARRMGHTPVRAKDMPGFIVNHAGRGMNTEGLRVAGEGVASFAEIDRIMREQAGFRLGPFELLDLTALDVSHPVMESIYHQFYEEPRFTPSPITGTRLAGGLLGRKTGEGFYRYADGKQQVPAEAPAPSGLPASVWVSKRYPQAHDAVVQLIEKAGVKLDDGATPEAGSLIVVTPFGHDATTAAVDEALDANRVVALDALFPLVGAQRRTLMTTPATTRAARDTAHALFAADGVPVTVIRDSTGFVAQRVVATIVNIGCDIAQKQIATPEDIDLAVTLGLGYPRGPLALGDALGSTTILAILRNMFSVLGDPRYRPSPWLARRAQLGLPLTQRDAADLDTHTTETQQ
- a CDS encoding oxepin-CoA hydrolase, alternative type, which translates into the protein MSAELLTSRPTESDSTLVLTLSNPGARNALHPDMYAAGIEALDSVERDPSIRAVVITGADNFFCAGGNLNRLLENRAKDPSVQAQSIDLLGEWISALRLSSKPVIAAVDGAAAGAGFSLALACDLIVASDTAKFVMSYARVGLTPDGGGSWFLAQALPRQLATEVLIEGKPIGATRLHELGVVNKLARTGAVRDAAVAWADELGKISPNSVARIKGLIGAAGTQPLADHLVAERDNFVASLHHRESLEGISAFLEKRAPVYK
- a CDS encoding histidine phosphatase family protein, coding for MPDYQLPKRRRIFLMRHGDVTYFDGSGRAIDPETVPLNANGREQASAAGREFAAQQIQFDRVIVSGLPRTVETARRVLAETGQQMALEIEPAWEEIRGGKLGNIPLHDMEAAFLGVFDGVVPESTRFLDGETIGELFDRVLPALAALRDDTSWDTVLLVLHGGVNRAILSHALTAGGRTFFGHLAQATGCINALDVGAAPRDWVLRTINYSPPSPLHRGVRNTTMEMLYAQFIQYKRS